One Stigmatella aurantiaca genomic region harbors:
- a CDS encoding ArnT family glycosyltransferase, producing the protein MASALSPLSVPSLPVSPARGPVSEGEPKRGWLLGLLLVAALVPRLVVFPVNENYYGDAVVRTELAERWLRAPHLIESFQDGAMQFGPLHFYLVGAALLVLDREDAGRAISLLFGVLSVLPLFGLTRRFFGWKAGVWACLAFSLWGMHLQFSTTAGSEAVSLFFMLWVFALFAQALQEGRFGPLFGAALVLNLACAMRYDAWMYIPLLGVMPLLWREDRVSGITLAVTFGLLCLPFPLAWMQGNELAHGHPLFPIHYIDEFHRAWSASSAGGAKHWGFRAQGLVFWPAVALFTLTPGVALFGAVGMVKAWKERPELRWVVLAALVPTAYYTFRSAVLLNFVPLGRFTALQVVLLLPFVLSGFQACVGAWGQGARRAVAGGAMALAVGMPVALGLYTFRAEGGPRDGLRPVSPTSTNPEAVRQAARFIKEEVAAKGGALALDTDEGYLDLQIAFFSGLPELRMARLRWDTFRQRLADAQPHYLVRFDGGALVKDPGVTLEGRTLTLDGVVYEELEGFSPPVHLYRRR; encoded by the coding sequence ATGGCGTCCGCTCTGTCCCCTCTGTCCGTGCCGTCCCTGCCGGTGAGCCCCGCCCGGGGGCCGGTCTCCGAAGGCGAGCCGAAACGGGGGTGGCTCCTGGGGCTGCTGCTCGTGGCGGCCCTGGTGCCCCGGCTGGTGGTGTTCCCCGTCAACGAGAACTACTACGGGGACGCGGTGGTGCGCACGGAGCTGGCGGAGCGCTGGCTGCGTGCCCCTCACCTCATCGAGTCCTTCCAGGACGGGGCGATGCAGTTTGGCCCCTTGCACTTCTACCTCGTGGGCGCGGCGCTGCTGGTGCTGGACCGGGAGGATGCGGGCCGGGCGATCAGCCTGCTCTTCGGCGTGCTGTCCGTGCTGCCGCTGTTTGGCCTCACGCGCCGCTTCTTTGGCTGGAAGGCCGGCGTGTGGGCCTGTCTGGCCTTCTCCCTGTGGGGAATGCACCTGCAATTCTCCACGACGGCGGGGAGCGAGGCGGTGTCGCTCTTCTTCATGCTCTGGGTGTTCGCGCTCTTCGCCCAGGCGCTGCAGGAGGGGCGGTTCGGGCCGCTGTTCGGGGCGGCCCTGGTGCTCAACCTCGCGTGTGCCATGCGCTACGACGCGTGGATGTACATCCCGCTCCTGGGGGTGATGCCGCTCTTGTGGCGCGAGGACCGGGTGTCCGGCATCACCCTGGCGGTGACGTTCGGCCTGCTGTGCCTGCCGTTTCCCCTGGCGTGGATGCAGGGCAATGAGCTGGCCCACGGCCATCCGCTCTTCCCCATCCATTATATCGACGAGTTCCACCGCGCCTGGAGCGCCAGCTCGGCGGGTGGGGCGAAGCATTGGGGGTTCCGGGCGCAGGGGCTCGTCTTCTGGCCCGCGGTGGCCCTCTTCACGCTCACCCCCGGGGTGGCGCTGTTCGGCGCGGTGGGCATGGTGAAGGCGTGGAAGGAGCGGCCGGAGCTGCGGTGGGTGGTGCTCGCGGCGCTGGTGCCCACCGCGTACTACACGTTCCGGAGCGCGGTGCTGCTCAACTTCGTGCCGCTGGGGCGCTTCACGGCGCTCCAGGTGGTGTTGCTGCTGCCCTTCGTGCTGTCCGGCTTCCAGGCGTGCGTGGGGGCGTGGGGGCAGGGGGCGCGCCGGGCCGTGGCGGGGGGCGCGATGGCGCTCGCGGTGGGGATGCCCGTGGCGCTGGGGCTCTACACCTTCCGCGCGGAGGGTGGGCCCCGGGACGGCTTGCGGCCGGTGAGCCCGACGTCCACCAACCCCGAGGCCGTGCGGCAGGCCGCGCGCTTCATCAAGGAGGAGGTGGCCGCGAAGGGGGGCGCCCTGGCGCTCGATACGGACGAGGGCTACCTGGACCTTCAGATCGCCTTCTTCTCCGGGCTGCCCGAGCTGCGCATGGCGCGCCTGCGCTGGGACACCTTCCGCCAGCGCCTCGCGGACGCCCAGCCCCACTACCTCGTGCGCTTCGACGGCGGCGCGCTGGTGAAGGATCCGGGGGTGACGCTGGAGGGCCGGACGCTGACGCTGGACGGGGTGGTGTACGAGGAGCTGGAGGGCTTCTCCCCGCCGGTCCACCTGTACCGCCGCCGCTGA